Proteins from one Acidobacteriota bacterium genomic window:
- a CDS encoding RidA family protein, whose translation MSRQTIHTEHAPKAIGPYVQAVRIGQFVFTSGQIAIDPTTSQVVEGDISAQTERVLTNITAVLEAAGGSLRNVVKTTVFLKDMNHFQAMNEVYGRFFSENPPARSTVEVARLPKDVLVEIETIAWVG comes from the coding sequence ATGTCACGTCAAACCATTCATACCGAACATGCCCCCAAAGCCATTGGGCCCTATGTCCAGGCCGTTCGCATCGGCCAGTTTGTATTTACTTCAGGTCAGATCGCCATTGATCCAACCACCAGCCAGGTGGTTGAAGGTGACATTTCCGCCCAAACCGAACGGGTGCTGACCAACATCACCGCTGTGCTTGAGGCTGCCGGTGGCAGCCTGAGAAATGTCGTCAAAACCACGGTTTTTCTCAAGGATATGAACCATTTTCAGGCTATGAATGAAGTCTATGGCCGGTTTTTCTCGGAAAACCCGCCAGCCCGTTCTACCGTCGAAGTTGCCAGATTGCCAAAAGACGTCCTGGTGGAAATCGAAACCATCGCCTGGGTTGGGTAG